In Oryza brachyantha chromosome 2, ObraRS2, whole genome shotgun sequence, a single window of DNA contains:
- the LOC102706259 gene encoding uncharacterized protein LOC102706259, translated as MPMPPACSSPRLQLRLHLVVYDRYEAEPGESCKDLAELLCDDDRAVRMAAGEALAVCVELKLAHDTSPKDMAVIRTTVSDLAIESTGNGADDEMVSGSVHALVKRQQMASDVAGAEQPLPSRSPALQLRAAITEQIQTQGKNGRAVACTASSPARQSDSNSVSRTQSDSNSVFDSYLAMPTPIYSRAYRSFNQIKYKSHQSAAYTSDKHQVESKKNSGVLVRDSPRDRHPPEPNVEAEAGPQTTDIRGTQISMAPFGKEFRQARGGKNGGGKYQKCVARDEKPIRSRFVNTKEPVECTILENIDECIVELFEKRGYTREEAVLNLVRMLEGFKFEEDIRCKYGSIVSRCIFSLKKGSRKEACLAYRALGILALNLGGGQWRRCHHRLQVHSGRGVPFPQQDGGGVVGHGEGARCARSLAATTFAGEDRNDEIERSMDDIWDGVIEPRLGSGSARKTTPQVLATAVSAWAFLLTVVHDRYEAEPGESCKDKIAVLAELLYDDDSVVWMAAGEALAVCVELKLAHDTSPKDMAAIRTTVSNLANESTGNGGTDKRQLADQRNVFRRIEEFLGSGKCPAKSVQASSNRQHVLKVSTWTKLLQLNFLTRFLGNGFQSHLKKCPLFEETFERQKQWTLELKRTRGRVGGEEQVRPTGGRARERRHDDTYAAPCTAKPTLLPGEEPDMASTSCMHRRARCCRRRNHRFCG; from the exons ATGCCGATGCCACCGGCCTGCTCGTCGCCTCGTCTTCAACTTCGTCTTCACCTCGTCGTCTACGACCGGTATGAGGCGGAGCCGGGCGAAAGCTGCAAGGACCTCGCCGAGCTCCTCTGTGACGACGACCGCGCCGTCCGgatggccgccggcgaggcgctcGCCGTCTGCGTCGAGCTCAAACTGGCGCACGACACCTCGCCGAAGGACATGGCTGTGATCAGGACCACCGTCTCCGACCTAGCCATCGAGTCCACCGGCAatggcgccgacgacgagatgGTCTCCGGCTCGGTGCACGCCCTTGTGAAACGTCAACAGATGGCATCTGACGTAGCTGGAGCAGAGCAGCCATTACCGAGCAGGTCGCCGGCGCTGCAGCTCAGAGCAGCCATTACCGAGCAG ATTCAAACTCAGGGCAAGAACGGCAGAGCCGTTGCATGCACTGCCTCTTCCCCGGCTCGCCAATCTGATTCAAACTCTGTTTCTCGCACCCAATCAGATTCAAACTCAGTGTTCGACTCATATTTGGCTATGCCCACTCCTATATATTCTCGAGCATATCGATCTTTTAATCAGATCAAATACAAATCACACCAATCCGCCGCCTATACCTCCGACAAACACCAAGTCGAGAGCAAAAAAAACAGCGGTGTTTTAGTTCGTGACAG TCCCCGAGACAGACATCCTCCCGAGCCCAACGTAGAAGCAGAAGCAGGACCGCAGACGACGGACATCCGCGGCACGCAGATCTCCATGGCTCCGTTCGGAAAGGAATTTAGAC AAGCTAGAGGTGGCAAGAATGGCGGCGGCAAATATCAAAAGTGTGTAGCGAGGGATGAGAAGCCGATCCGTTCTCGGTTCGTGAATACTAAGGAGCCAGTCGAGTGCACGATCTTGGAGAACATCGACGAGTGCATCGTCGAGCTCTTCGAGAAGCGCGGCTACACGCGGGAGGAGGCCGTGTTGAACCTCGTTCGCATGCTCGAGGGCTTCAAGTTCGAGGAAGACATCCGCTGCAAATACGGAAGCATCGTGTCACGCTGCATTTTTTCGCTCAAGAAAGGCTCCCGCAAGGAGGCCTGTCTTGCCTACCGCGCCCTCGGCATCCTCGCGCTCAACCTCGGCGGCGGGCAATGGCGGCGATGCCACCACAGGCTCCAAGTACATTCTGGCCGAGGTGTTCCCTTTCCTCAGCAAGACGGTGGAGGTGTCGTCGGACATGGAGAGGGTGCTCGCTGCGCTCGCAGCCTTGCCGCCACGACATTCGCTGGCGAGGATAGAAACGACGAGATTGAGAGGTCTATGGACGACATCTGGGACGGCGTGATCGAACCAAGATTAGGGTCCGGCTCCGCGAGGAAGACGACGCCTCAGGTCCTGGCCACCGCCGTCTCAGCATGGGCGTtcctcctcaccgtcgtcCACGACCGGTACGAGGCGGAGCCAGGCGAGAGCTGCAAGGACAAAATCGCGGTCCTCGCCGAGCTCCTCTATGACGATGACAGTGTCGTCTGgatggccgccggcgaggcgctcGCCGTTTGCGTCGAGCTCAAACTAGCGCACGACACCTCCCCGAAGGACATGGCTGCGATCAGGACCACCGTCTCCAACCTAGCCAACGAGTCCACCGGCAATGGCGGTACCGACAAGCGGCAACTTGCTGATCAAAGGAACGTCTTCCGACGGATCGAAGAATTCTTAGGGAGCGGCAAGTGTCCGGCGAAGTCGGTGCAGGCGTCGTCTAACCGACAACATGTGCTCAAGGTCAGCACCTGGACGAAGTTGCTCCAGCTCAACTTCCTCACCCGGTTCCTCGGTAATGGCTTCCAAAGCCACCTGAAGAAATGCCCGCTGTTCGAGGAGACATTCGAGAGGCAAAAGCAATGGACTCTAGAGCTGAAGAGGACGCGCGGGCGTGTGGGAGGAGAAGAACAAGTTCGGCCTACCGGAGGAAGAGCCAGAGAGCGGCGGCACGACGACACTTATGCTGCTCCCTGCACCGCCAAGCCGACTTTGTTACCAGGCGAGGAGCCGGACATGGCTTCTACCTCCTGCATGCACAGGCGAGCCAgatgttgccgccgccgcaaccatCGATTTTGCGGCTAG